TCCCTGGTCGCAGCGCTGATCCAGTGCCGGTGTCCGGGGCGACGCTGCGTGCTCAGCACGTCCGGCCCGGCGATCTGTTCGCCGCCCTGCCCGGCACTCGCGTGCACGGTGCCGACTTCGCGCAGGGCGCGATCGAGGCAGGCGCTGTGGCGGTGCTCACCGATCAGGCCGGCGTCGACCGTGCCGGGCTCGCCGAGCACCCGGCGGTCCTCGACGGCAGCGTGTCCGTGCTCGTGCACGACGATCCGCGCGGCGTGCTCGGGACCGCTTCGGCGCTGATCTACGGTGACCCGTCGAGCAAGCTCAAGATCCTCGGCGTCACCGGGACCTCGGGCAAGACCACCACGTCCTACCTGCTGGAGTCCGCGCTGCAGGCCGCCGGGTTCTGCACCGGGCTGGTCGGCACCGTCGAGACCCGCATCGCCGGGGAGCGGCTGGACAGCGCGTTCACCACTCCGGAAGCTCCCGACCTGCAGGCGCTGCTCGCGGTCATGGTCGAGCACGGGGTCACGTTCGTGCCGATGGAGGTCTCCAGCCACGCGCTGGCCATGGGCCGGGTGTCCGGCACCCGGTTCGCCGTCGGGGCCTTCACCAACCTCTCCCAGGACCACCTGGACTTCCACCGGGACATGGAGGACTACTTCCAGGCCAAGGCGCTGCTGTTCGACGGCCGCGCCGAGCACGAGGTGGTCTGCGTCGACGGCGAGTGGGGCCGCCGGCTGGTCAAGGACGGCACGGTCACGGTGTCCACCGAGGGCAGCGCGAGCTGGTCGGCCACCGACGTGCAGGCCTTCGCCACCGGTGAGCAGACCTTCACCGCGCACGGCCCCGACGAGCTCAAGCTGCACGTCCGGCTGCGGCTGCCCGGCCCGTTCAACGTCGCCAACGCGCTGCTGGCCATCGGCGCCCTGCACGCGGCGGGCGTGCCGACCTGGGCCATCGAGCGCGGGCTGGCCGAGGTCGACGTGCCCGGCCGGATGGAGCGGGTCGCGCTCGGGCAGGACTTCACCGCCGTCGTCGACTACTCGCACAAGCCCGGCGCGGTCGCCGCGGTGCTCGACGCGGCGCGCGCGCAGGTCGACGGCGACGTGATCGTCGTGCTGGGCTGCGGCGGCGACCGCGACACCGCGAAGCGGCCGCTGATGGGCGAGGCCGCCGCCCGGCGCTCCGAGCTGCTGATCGTCACCGACGACAACCCGCGCACCGAGGATCCCGCCGAGATCCGGGCCGCCATGCTGGCCGGCGCCGAGGAGGTGCCCGCGGGCGAGCGCGGCGAGGTGATCGAGATCGGCGACCGGCGCGCGGCCATCGCCGCGGCGGTCGAGCGCGCCGGGTCCGGCGACATCGTGGTCGTCGCAGGCAAGGGCCACGAGACCGGGCAGGAGGTCGCGGGCGTGGTGCACCCGTTCTCCGACCGGGAGGAACTGGCCGCCGCGCTCCGCCATAGGCTTAGGGACCCAGAAGGGACCGATGTTCGTCGGGGGCAGGTCAACGAAGAGGCGTAGCGGGCGCGTCAGTCGCGTTCGCGCAAGCCGACCGGGTGCGGGTGACCCGCAAGACGGAGTGGAGGCAAGTTGATCCGGCTCAGCCTCGCTGACATCGCGCGTGCGGTGGGCGGCGGGCTTCATCGTGCGGAAGGCTCGGAGATCGTCAGCGCGGGCGTCGAGTTCGACTCCCGCAAGATCGAGACCGGCGGGCTGTTCGTGGCCGTGCCGGGCGAACGGGTCGACGGGCACGACTTCGCCGCGCGGGCGGTGGCCGACGGTGCGGTCGGCGTCCTCGCCGCGCGCGAGGTCGAGGCACCGGCGGTGCTCGTGCCGCCCATCCCCGCCGCGGAGCGCTCGGGCGCGCTGGCGCTGGCCGGCGACGCCGACGGCTCCGGTGCCGCGGTGCTGGCCGGGCTGGCGAAGCTGGCCCGGTACGTGGTCGACCGGTTGCCGCAGCTCGCCGTGGTCGGCGTGACGGGCTCGTCCGGCAAGACGTCCACCAAGGACTTGATCGCGCAGCTGCTGGAACCGATGGGGCCGACGGTCGCGCCGCCCGGCTCGTTCAACAACGAGCTCGGGCACCCGTGGACCGTGCTGCGCGCCGACGAGCGGACCAAGCACCTGGTGCTGGAGCTCTCCGCGCGCGGCGTCGGGCACATCGCGAACCTGTGCCAGGTCGCGCCGCCGCGCATCGGCGTGGTGCTCAACGTCGGGCACGCGCACCTCGGCGAGTTCGGCTCGCAGGAGGCGGTGGCGCAGGCCAAGGGCGAGCTGCCCGAGTCGCTGCCCGCGGACGGCGTCGCAGTGCTCAACGGCGACGACCCGCTGGTCGCGGCGATGGCCGAGCGGACCAAGGCGCGCGTGGTGCTGGTCGGGGAGCGCCCCGACGCGCACGTGCGGGCCGAGGACATCGAGGTCGACGAGCAGGCGCGGCCGACGTTCACGCTGGTCACCGCCGAGGGCTCGGCGCGGGTGACGCTGCCGCTGTTCGGCGAGCACCACGTCGGCAACGCGCTGGCCGCCGCGGCGGTCGCGCTGGAGCTCGGCGCGACTATCGACGAGGTCGCCGAGCGGCTGAGCTCGGTGCGGCGGGTGTCCGCGCGGCGCATGGAGGTCAGCGAGACCTCCGACGGCGTCACCGTCGTCAACGACGCGTACAACGCGAACCCGGAGTCGGTGCGCGCCGCGCTGAAGACGCTGGCCGCGATGACCCGCGGCCGTCCCGGCCGGGCCTGGGCGGTGCTCGGGCCGATGGCCGAGCTCGGCGAGGCCGATGTCGAGGCGCACGACGAGATCGGGCGGCTGGCCGTCCGGCTGAACATCGACCGGCTGGTGGTGGTCGGCGAACAGGCCCAGGCGATGCACCAGGCGGCAACGCTGGAGGGTTCGTGGGGAGAGGAGTCGGTTCTGGTGCCGGACGTCGATGCGGCTGTCGCGCTGCTGCGCGCCGAGCTGCGTCCCGGTGACGTTGTCCTGACCAAGGCGTCGAACTCCGCAGGGTTGTGGCGGGTCGCCGACGCCTTGCTGACGGGAGGGGAGACGGCGTGAAGCCGATCCTGGTGGCGGCCGCGGTCGCCCTCGTCATCTCGATCCTGTTCACCCCGTACCTGATCCGGGTCTTCTCCAGGCAGGGCTTCGGCCAGGAGATCCGCGAAGAGGTGCAGAGCCAGCACGCGGCCAAGCGCGGCACCCCGACCATGGGCGGGGTGGCGATCCTGGTCGCCATGTGGTGCGGCTACCTGGCCACCCACCTGATCATGGGCGATCAGCCCACCGTCACCGGGTTGCTGGTGCTGGGCCTGACCACCGCGCTGGGCATCGTCGGGTTCCTGGACGACTTCATCAAGATCCGCAAGCAGCGCAACCTCGGGCTGAACAAGACCGCGAAGCTGGTCGGCCAGCTGGTGGCCGCGGTGCTGTTCGCGATCCTGGCCATCCGGTTCCCGAACGAGAACGGCGTGACGCCCGCGTCCACGGAACTGTCGTTCCTGCGCGACATCTCGGTGATCTCCTTCGGCGTGATCGGGTTCGTGATCTTCGCCTACGTGGCGATCAGCGGCTGGTCCAACGCGGTCAACTTCACCGACGGCATGGACGGCCTGGCCGGCGGCACCGCGGCGATGGTGCTGGCCACCTACGTGCTGGTGTCGTTCTGGCAGCTGCGCAACGACTGCTTCGCCGTCTCCGGCCCGGCACCGGGCTGCTACACGGTGCGCGACCCGCTGGACATCGCGGTGGTCGCGGCGGCGGCGATGGCGGCCTGCGTCGGGTTCCTGTGGTGGAACGCGGCGCCGGCGAAGATCTTCATGGGCGACACCGGTTCGCTGGCGCTCGGCGGCCTGGTCGCCGGGCTGTCGATGGTCACCCGCACCGAGCTGCTGATGATCATCATCGGTGGTGTGTTCGTGGTCGAGGCGCTGTCGGTGGTGCTGCAGATCGTGGTGTTCCGGACCACCCGGCGCAGGTTGTTCCGGATGGCGCCGTTCCACCACCACTTCGAGCTGGCCGGCTGGGCGGAGACCACGGTGATCATCCGCTTCTGGGTGCTCGCCGGGATCAGCTGCATGTTCGGCGTCGGCCTGTTCTACGCGGACTGGCTCGCCCTGGCCCGGTAGTGGTGTCGGGTGTGATGCGATTTCAATGGAAATCGGATGTCTGATTTCCATTGAAATCGCGTAAACCCGGACACTCCGTCGGCGTGTCGGACGCGCGACACGCCGACGGTGCGCAACTTCCATTGAAATCGAAGACCTGATTTCCATTGAAATCGCGGATTTCCGGGCGGCAGGGTGGTGACCCGGCGCGGGTCCGGGTGGCGGACTGATGAGATGGGGAGACGACGGCGTGGTGGCAAGCCGGTTCCAGGGATTGCAGGTGCTGGTGGCCGGGGCCGGGGTGTCCGGACGCTCGGCCGCCGAGGCGCTGCTCGCGGCGGGCGCGTCGGTGACCGTCACCGACGGCTCCGCCGATCGGCTCGCCGCCCTGGCCTCGTTGCAGTCGCAGGGCGCGGAGCTGGTGGCCGGGCTGGCCGAGCCGCCGCCCGGCACCGATCTGGTGGTCACCAGCCCGGGCTGGCGGCCGGACGCGCCGCTGCTGGCGGCCGCCACCGCCGCCGGCGTCGAGGTGATCGGCGAGGTCGAGCTGGCCTGGCGGCTGGACCGGGAGGCCGAGAACCCGGCCACCTGGCTCGCGGTCACCGGCACCAACGGCAAGACCACCACGGTCAGCATGCTGGAGGCGGTGCTGCGCGCGGCCGGGGTCGACGTGGTGGCCTGCGGCAACGTCGGGCTGCCGGTGGTCGACGCGGTCCGCGCCGGGCACGCGGTGCTGGCCGTGGAGCTGTCCAGCTTCCAGCTGCACTGGTCGGAGTCGGTCGAGCCGCACGCCGCGGTCGTGCTCAACCTGGCCGCCGATCACCTGGACTGGCACGGCGACCTGGAGTCCTACGGCACCGCCAAGGCCAAGATCTACGCGGGCAACGCGGTTTCGGTGGCCAACGCCGACGACGAGTGGTCGACCCGGCTGGTCGCCGCGGCGGACGGGCGGACGGTCTCCTTCACACTCGGCGCTCCGGAGCAGGACCAGCTCGGCGTCGAGAACGGGCAGCTGGTCGACCGGGCCTTCGGCGACCGGGTGGTGCTCGCGTCGCTGGCCGATGTGCACCCGGCGGGCCCGCACAACGTCGCCAACGCGCTGGCAGCGGCCGCGCTCGCGCGCGCCCACGGGGTGCAGCCGGGTGCGGTGGCCGAGGGCTTGCGGGCGTTCCAGCCCGGTGCCCACCGGTCGGTGCCGGTGGCCGAAGCCGCCGGTGTGTCCTATGTGGACGACTCGAAGGCGACCAACCCGCACGCCGCCGACGCCGCCCTGCGCGCGCACCCCCGCGTGGTGTGGATCGCGGGCGGCCTGCTCAAGGGCGCGGAGGTGGACGAGCTCGTCGCCGCCAACGCCGACCGGCTCACCGCCGCGGTGCTGATCGGCCGGGACCGGGCGCAGTTCGCCGCCGCACTGGCCCGACACGCCCCGGATGTGCCGGTCCGCGAGGTGTCGGCGGGGGACGATGCGGGCATGCTGCAAGCTGTCCGGTCGGCCCACGAGTTCGCGAGCCCGGGTTCGGTGGTGCTGCTCGCCCCGGCCGCCGCCTCGATGGACATGTTCACCGATTACGCCCACCGGGGCCGCGCTTTCGCCGACGCGGTGCGCGAAGTCCTCGCCGAAACCCCGACGGCGCCCGCGCACGGCGGGTGATCCGCTGTGCCCACCGCCACCAAGACCGCGCGCGGCGCGCGGAAGCGAGCCGGCCTGACCGTGCTGTCCCCGCTGACCGCGTGGCTGACCCGGCCGCTGGCGTCGTTCCACCTGCTGCTGGCGGTCTTCGGCCTGCTGACGGTCTTCGGCCTGGTGATGGTGCTTTCGGCTTCCAGCGTCGACTCGTTCAACAAGGACGGTTCGTCCTACACGGTCTTCACCAAGCAGGTGCTCTTCTGCATCGCCGGGCTGGTGCTTTTCTACGCGGCGCTGCGGGTGCCGGTGAAGCTGATGCGCCGCTACAGCCTGATCCTGCTCACCATCTGCCTGGGCCTGCTGGCACTGGTGCTCACCCCGCTCGGAGCCAACGTCAACGGCGCGCAGAGCTGGTTCATCGTGGCCGGGGTGTCCTTCCAGCCGGTGGAGTTCGCCAAGGTCTCCTTCGCGCTGTGGGGCGCGCACGTGCTGGTCACCAAGCGCGGCCTGATGAACCAGTACCGCCACCTGCTGGTGCCGGTGGTACCCGCCGCGCTGCTGATGTTCACGCTGGTGATGCTGCAGCCCGACCTCGGTTCGACGATCACGCTGTTCGTGGTGCTGCTGGCACTGCTGTGGTTCGCCGGGGCGCCGCTGCGGCTGTTCCTGATGGCGCTGCTGGGCGCGGTGACCGCCGGTGTGACGCTGGCCATGGTCGCCGACTACCGGATGGCGCGGATCACCGCGTTCATGGACCCGATGTCCGACCCGACCGGCAACGGCTTCCAGGCCCGGCAGGCGCTGTTCGCGCTGGCCGACGGCGGGCTGTTCGGCCGCGGGCTGGGGCAGGGCTGGTCGAAGTGGCAGTACCTGCCCAACGTGCACAACGACTTCATCTTCGCGGTGATCGGCGAGGAGCTCGGGTTCGTCGGCTGCGCGATCGTGCTGGCGCTCTACGGCACCACCGCCTACGTGGGCATGCGCATCGCGTTCCGCAACACCGACCCGTGGATCCGGCTGGTGTCGGCGACGCTGACCACCTTCCTGGTCGGCCAGGCGATCATCAACGTCGGCTACGTGGTGGGCCTGCTGCCCACCACCGGGCTGCCGCTGCCGCTGATCTCCTCCGGCGGATCGTCGGTGGTGACCAGCATGCTGGTGTTCGGCCTGCTCGCGAACTTCGCCCGGCACGAACCCGAGGCGATCGCCGCGCTACGGTCTTTGGGACCGGGCAGGGTCGGCAAGCTGCTGCGGCTGCCCACCCCGGCGCCGTACCGGCCGCCGGCCAAGCGTCGTCCGGCACGACCCACCCCACGAAGCCGACCGGGAGCGAAGGGCTCCGGCGCGGCGGCAACACGCCGGGGAGGCGGGGACACCCGCGCGCGCGGTGCGCGCAGCGGGCCCGGCTCCCGGGCGCAGACACGAGGAGGACACCGTTGAGCGGCGAGCAGACGGCCCGCATCGACCAGGGCGCGCTGGGCGACCCCAGGGGTGCTGCCGCGGCACGGCGCCCGCTGTCGGTCGTGGTCGCCGGTGGCGGCACCGCCGGGCACGTCGAGCCCGCGCTGGCGCTGGCCGACGCGGTGCGCAGGCTGCGGCCGGACGCCAGGGTGACCGCGCTGGGCACCGAGCGCGGCCTGGAGAACCGGCTGGTGCCCGCGCGCGGCTACCCGCTGGAGCTGATCCCGCCGGTGCCGATGCCCCGCAAGCCCAACGTCGACCTGCTGAAGCTGCCGCTGAAGGTGCGGGATTCGGTGAAGCAGACCCGCGCGGTGCTCGACCGCGTCGGCGCGGACGTGGTGGTCGGCTTCGGCGGTTACGTGTCGCTGCCGGCCTACCTGGCCGCCCGCGGCCGGGTGCCGATCGTGGTGCACGAGGCGAACGCGCGCGCGGGCCTGGCGAACAAGGTCGGCGCGAAGTTCGCCGAGCGGGTGCTGGCGGCGACCCCGGACAGCGGTCTGCCGGGCGCGCAGACCATCGGGATCCCGCTGCGCGAGTCCATCACCAGGCTGGACCGCTGGGCGCTGCGGGCGCAGGCCCGCCAGCACTTCGGGCTGCACCCGCACGCGCCGACGATCCTGGTGTTCGGCGGTTCGCAGGGAGCCCGCACGCTGAACACGGCGTTCTCCGGTGCGGCTGCGTCGCTGGGCCGGGCCGGGATCGGCGTGCTGCACGCGCACGGCCCGAAGAACACCCTCGCGGTGCAGCAGATCATGGGCGCGCCGGTCTACAACGCGGTGCCCTACCTGGAGCGGATGGACCTGGCCTACGCGGCCGCGGACCTGGTGGTGTGCCGGTCCGGGGCGATGACGGTCGCCGAGGTCTCCGCGCTCGGGCTGCCCGCGGTGTTCGTGCCGCTGCCGCACGGCAACGGCGAGCAGGCGCTCAACGCGCAGCCGGTGGTGGCCACCGGCGGGGCGCGGCTGGTGTCCGACGAGGACATGACCTCGCAGCGGGTGATCGACGAGATCATGCCGCTGGCGCTGGACCCGCAGCGGCTGCAGGAGATGAGCCGCGCGACCCTCGGCACCGGGCACCGGGAGGCCGACCACGTGCTGGCGCAGATCGTGCTGGAGGTGGCCGGCCAGTGACCGCAACGTCAGACGTCGACGCCGTGCTGGCCAGGGTGCACCTGGTCGGCATCGGCGGCGCCGGGATGAGCGGCATCGCCCGCATCCTGCTGGCCCGCGGCCAGCAGGTGTCCGGCTCGGACGCCCGCGACTCGCGGACCGTGCTCGCGCTGCGGGCGCAGGGCGCGCACATCGGCATCGGGCACCGGGCGGAGAACCTGGACCAGTTCGACGCCGCGCCGACGGCGGTGGTGGTCTCCACCGCGATCCGGCCGGACAACCCCGAGCTGGTGGCCGCGCAGGAGCGCGGCATCACGGTGCTGCGCCGCGCCGAGGCGCTGGCGGCGCTGATGGCCGGGCACCGGGTGGCCTGCGTGGCGGGCACCCACGGCAAGACCTCGACCACGTCGATGCTGACCGTGGCGCTGCAGCACTGCCGGTTCGACCCGTCGTTCGCCATCGGTGGTGACCTCAACGAGTCGGGCGCGAACGCCCACCACGGCGACGGCAGCATCTTCGTCGCCGAGGCCGACGAGAGCGACGGCTCGTTCCTGGTGTTCTCCCCGTCGGTGGCGGTGGTGACCAACGTCGAGCCCGACCACCTGGACCACCACGGCACCGCCGAGGCCTACACGAAGGTCTTCGAGGACTTCGTGCAGCGCATCGAGCCCGGTGGCGTGCTGATCGCCTGCGCCGACGACGCGGGCTCGGCCGAGCTGGCCGACCGCGCGGAGGCCGCCGGGGTCCGGGTGCGCCGCTACGGCAAGACCGCGACCGGCGCGGCGGACGCGCGCCTCGTCGACTACCGGGCCGAGCAGGGCACCGGCGTGGCGACCGTGGAGCTCGGCGGCGAGCGCATCGACGTGCAG
This portion of the Saccharopolyspora antimicrobica genome encodes:
- a CDS encoding UDP-N-acetylmuramoyl-L-alanyl-D-glutamate--2,6-diaminopimelate ligase; translated protein: MRAQGVPVACRDVPSAVATAPPRPSHVEPVEIEKLADSVGARVLRVPGRSADPVPVSGATLRAQHVRPGDLFAALPGTRVHGADFAQGAIEAGAVAVLTDQAGVDRAGLAEHPAVLDGSVSVLVHDDPRGVLGTASALIYGDPSSKLKILGVTGTSGKTTTSYLLESALQAAGFCTGLVGTVETRIAGERLDSAFTTPEAPDLQALLAVMVEHGVTFVPMEVSSHALAMGRVSGTRFAVGAFTNLSQDHLDFHRDMEDYFQAKALLFDGRAEHEVVCVDGEWGRRLVKDGTVTVSTEGSASWSATDVQAFATGEQTFTAHGPDELKLHVRLRLPGPFNVANALLAIGALHAAGVPTWAIERGLAEVDVPGRMERVALGQDFTAVVDYSHKPGAVAAVLDAARAQVDGDVIVVLGCGGDRDTAKRPLMGEAAARRSELLIVTDDNPRTEDPAEIRAAMLAGAEEVPAGERGEVIEIGDRRAAIAAAVERAGSGDIVVVAGKGHETGQEVAGVVHPFSDREELAAALRHRLRDPEGTDVRRGQVNEEA
- a CDS encoding UDP-N-acetylmuramoyl-tripeptide--D-alanyl-D-alanine ligase, encoding MIRLSLADIARAVGGGLHRAEGSEIVSAGVEFDSRKIETGGLFVAVPGERVDGHDFAARAVADGAVGVLAAREVEAPAVLVPPIPAAERSGALALAGDADGSGAAVLAGLAKLARYVVDRLPQLAVVGVTGSSGKTSTKDLIAQLLEPMGPTVAPPGSFNNELGHPWTVLRADERTKHLVLELSARGVGHIANLCQVAPPRIGVVLNVGHAHLGEFGSQEAVAQAKGELPESLPADGVAVLNGDDPLVAAMAERTKARVVLVGERPDAHVRAEDIEVDEQARPTFTLVTAEGSARVTLPLFGEHHVGNALAAAAVALELGATIDEVAERLSSVRRVSARRMEVSETSDGVTVVNDAYNANPESVRAALKTLAAMTRGRPGRAWAVLGPMAELGEADVEAHDEIGRLAVRLNIDRLVVVGEQAQAMHQAATLEGSWGEESVLVPDVDAAVALLRAELRPGDVVLTKASNSAGLWRVADALLTGGETA
- the mraY gene encoding phospho-N-acetylmuramoyl-pentapeptide-transferase, giving the protein MKPILVAAAVALVISILFTPYLIRVFSRQGFGQEIREEVQSQHAAKRGTPTMGGVAILVAMWCGYLATHLIMGDQPTVTGLLVLGLTTALGIVGFLDDFIKIRKQRNLGLNKTAKLVGQLVAAVLFAILAIRFPNENGVTPASTELSFLRDISVISFGVIGFVIFAYVAISGWSNAVNFTDGMDGLAGGTAAMVLATYVLVSFWQLRNDCFAVSGPAPGCYTVRDPLDIAVVAAAAMAACVGFLWWNAAPAKIFMGDTGSLALGGLVAGLSMVTRTELLMIIIGGVFVVEALSVVLQIVVFRTTRRRLFRMAPFHHHFELAGWAETTVIIRFWVLAGISCMFGVGLFYADWLALAR
- the murD gene encoding UDP-N-acetylmuramoyl-L-alanine--D-glutamate ligase; translation: MRWGDDGVVASRFQGLQVLVAGAGVSGRSAAEALLAAGASVTVTDGSADRLAALASLQSQGAELVAGLAEPPPGTDLVVTSPGWRPDAPLLAAATAAGVEVIGEVELAWRLDREAENPATWLAVTGTNGKTTTVSMLEAVLRAAGVDVVACGNVGLPVVDAVRAGHAVLAVELSSFQLHWSESVEPHAAVVLNLAADHLDWHGDLESYGTAKAKIYAGNAVSVANADDEWSTRLVAAADGRTVSFTLGAPEQDQLGVENGQLVDRAFGDRVVLASLADVHPAGPHNVANALAAAALARAHGVQPGAVAEGLRAFQPGAHRSVPVAEAAGVSYVDDSKATNPHAADAALRAHPRVVWIAGGLLKGAEVDELVAANADRLTAAVLIGRDRAQFAAALARHAPDVPVREVSAGDDAGMLQAVRSAHEFASPGSVVLLAPAAASMDMFTDYAHRGRAFADAVREVLAETPTAPAHGG
- the ftsW gene encoding putative lipid II flippase FtsW, coding for MPTATKTARGARKRAGLTVLSPLTAWLTRPLASFHLLLAVFGLLTVFGLVMVLSASSVDSFNKDGSSYTVFTKQVLFCIAGLVLFYAALRVPVKLMRRYSLILLTICLGLLALVLTPLGANVNGAQSWFIVAGVSFQPVEFAKVSFALWGAHVLVTKRGLMNQYRHLLVPVVPAALLMFTLVMLQPDLGSTITLFVVLLALLWFAGAPLRLFLMALLGAVTAGVTLAMVADYRMARITAFMDPMSDPTGNGFQARQALFALADGGLFGRGLGQGWSKWQYLPNVHNDFIFAVIGEELGFVGCAIVLALYGTTAYVGMRIAFRNTDPWIRLVSATLTTFLVGQAIINVGYVVGLLPTTGLPLPLISSGGSSVVTSMLVFGLLANFARHEPEAIAALRSLGPGRVGKLLRLPTPAPYRPPAKRRPARPTPRSRPGAKGSGAAATRRGGGDTRARGARSGPGSRAQTRGGHR
- the murG gene encoding undecaprenyldiphospho-muramoylpentapeptide beta-N-acetylglucosaminyltransferase, which produces MDQGALGDPRGAAAARRPLSVVVAGGGTAGHVEPALALADAVRRLRPDARVTALGTERGLENRLVPARGYPLELIPPVPMPRKPNVDLLKLPLKVRDSVKQTRAVLDRVGADVVVGFGGYVSLPAYLAARGRVPIVVHEANARAGLANKVGAKFAERVLAATPDSGLPGAQTIGIPLRESITRLDRWALRAQARQHFGLHPHAPTILVFGGSQGARTLNTAFSGAAASLGRAGIGVLHAHGPKNTLAVQQIMGAPVYNAVPYLERMDLAYAAADLVVCRSGAMTVAEVSALGLPAVFVPLPHGNGEQALNAQPVVATGGARLVSDEDMTSQRVIDEIMPLALDPQRLQEMSRATLGTGHREADHVLAQIVLEVAGQ
- the murC gene encoding UDP-N-acetylmuramate--L-alanine ligase, encoding MSGIARILLARGQQVSGSDARDSRTVLALRAQGAHIGIGHRAENLDQFDAAPTAVVVSTAIRPDNPELVAAQERGITVLRRAEALAALMAGHRVACVAGTHGKTSTTSMLTVALQHCRFDPSFAIGGDLNESGANAHHGDGSIFVAEADESDGSFLVFSPSVAVVTNVEPDHLDHHGTAEAYTKVFEDFVQRIEPGGVLIACADDAGSAELADRAEAAGVRVRRYGKTATGAADARLVDYRAEQGTGVATVELGGERIDVQVSVPGEHMAGNATAALLAGLELGAPLGGLLDGLAAFGGVRRRFEFRGRARGIRVYDDYAHHPTEVDAQLRAARPVAADGRLVVVFQPHLYSRTAAFAAEFATALALADEVVVLDVYGAREDPQPGVTGKLIADQIPLPAGKVHYQPSFTEVTPLVAGLARAGDLVLTMGAGDVTMLGAEILAEIDREVPEVRG